A region of Allocoleopsis franciscana PCC 7113 DNA encodes the following proteins:
- a CDS encoding 5-formyltetrahydrofolate cyclo-ligase, whose product MSNPVKTSWSGYHPDKDELRAEIWALLQQQGVAVGEPCGHIPNFVGAQQAAEQLAALPIWQDAFAIKCNPDSPQIPVRLRALQDGKRLYMAVPRLTNTRCFVELTREDLQQRQISLEDAAIARKALNYGRLVSFEEMQPIDLVMVGCVAVTRQGGRTGKGAGFADLELAMLQEFGLVQPHTPIVTTVHPLQMVEPERLPMQAHDWALNWIITLEEVIETHTAYPRPTGLDWDTIRSEQYTQIPILRQLRERFAPLE is encoded by the coding sequence ATGTCTAACCCGGTTAAAACTTCTTGGAGTGGTTACCATCCCGATAAGGATGAATTGAGGGCTGAGATTTGGGCGCTACTCCAACAACAGGGGGTAGCGGTTGGAGAACCCTGTGGTCACATTCCCAATTTTGTCGGGGCACAGCAGGCGGCTGAACAACTGGCAGCTTTACCCATTTGGCAGGATGCTTTTGCCATTAAGTGCAATCCAGATTCACCACAAATTCCAGTCCGGTTGCGTGCTCTGCAAGATGGCAAACGCCTCTACATGGCGGTACCCCGTTTGACGAATACCCGTTGTTTTGTGGAATTGACGAGGGAGGATTTGCAGCAACGCCAGATCTCGCTGGAAGACGCGGCAATTGCCCGCAAGGCACTGAATTATGGTCGATTGGTCAGTTTTGAGGAGATGCAACCCATTGATTTAGTGATGGTGGGTTGTGTAGCAGTAACGCGCCAGGGAGGACGAACCGGCAAAGGGGCGGGATTTGCCGACTTGGAACTTGCCATGCTTCAAGAGTTTGGGTTGGTGCAGCCCCATACCCCGATTGTGACAACGGTGCATCCTTTGCAGATGGTTGAACCGGAGCGTTTACCGATGCAAGCTCACGATTGGGCACTCAACTGGATTATCACCTTGGAGGAAGTGATTGAAACCCATACAGCCTACCCACGCCCAACTGGATTAGATTGGGATACCATACGCTCTGAGCAATATACACAAATTCCTATTTTGCGACAGTTGAGAGAGCGATTTGCTCCTCTCGAATAG
- a CDS encoding protochlorophyllide reductase produces MAQEQKPTVVITGASSGVGLYAAKALAKRGWYVVMACRDLDKAQKAAQTVEIPQGSYTLIQIDLGSLQSVRDFVRVFRARGLTLDALVCNAAIYMPLLKEPLRSPEGYELTMTTNHLGHFLLCNLMLEDLKKSSYRDRRLVILGTVTHNPDELGGKIPPQPNLGNLEGFAEGFKEPISMIDGKAFEPVKAYKDSKVCNILTMRELHRRYHESTDITFSSLYPGCVADTPLFRNHYPLFQKIFPWFQKNITGGYVSQELAGERVAQVVADPEYRQSGAYWSWGNRQKKNGKSFVQQVSPQARDDERGVRMWDLSAQLVRPM; encoded by the coding sequence ATGGCACAAGAGCAGAAACCAACAGTCGTGATCACAGGTGCCTCTTCGGGAGTGGGCTTGTACGCCGCCAAAGCCCTTGCCAAAAGGGGATGGTATGTGGTAATGGCTTGCCGCGATTTAGATAAAGCCCAAAAAGCGGCTCAAACGGTGGAAATACCGCAGGGTAGCTACACTCTAATTCAGATCGACCTGGGTTCCTTGCAGAGCGTTCGAGACTTTGTCAGGGTTTTCAGGGCACGGGGATTGACCCTAGACGCTTTGGTGTGCAACGCCGCCATCTATATGCCTCTATTAAAAGAGCCGTTGCGAAGCCCAGAAGGCTACGAGTTGACGATGACCACAAATCACTTGGGTCATTTCCTGTTGTGCAATCTCATGTTGGAGGATTTGAAAAAGTCCTCGTATCGCGATCGCAGACTGGTGATTTTGGGAACCGTGACGCACAACCCGGATGAGTTGGGCGGCAAGATTCCACCGCAGCCCAATTTAGGCAATCTAGAAGGCTTTGCAGAGGGCTTTAAAGAACCGATTTCTATGATCGACGGCAAGGCGTTTGAACCCGTCAAGGCTTACAAAGACAGCAAAGTCTGCAATATTTTGACCATGCGGGAACTGCATCGGCGCTATCACGAATCCACCGACATCACCTTCAGTTCTCTCTACCCAGGATGTGTGGCAGACACGCCGCTATTTAGAAACCACTATCCTCTGTTCCAAAAAATCTTCCCGTGGTTCCAGAAAAATATCACAGGGGGATATGTATCACAGGAATTAGCCGGTGAACGGGTGGCGCAAGTGGTTGCCGATCCGGAATACCGCCAATCCGGTGCCTATTGGAGTTGGGGCAATCGCCAGAAGAAAAATGGCAAGTCGTTTGTGCAACAAGTCTCTCCCCAAGCCCGCGATGATGAAAGAGGCGTTCGTATGTGGGATTTGAGTGCCCAGTTGGTGAGACCGATGTAA
- a CDS encoding TRADD-N-associated membrane domain-containing protein has translation MNFNVSRKLKSDNQPNSNEANSNIKQEIMRELLRQVRRSYNFALAITTASALMTLSGVGLLYFNKVPEASLTTTGGVLASLHSVQLAKEAKEELRQMIDED, from the coding sequence ATGAATTTCAATGTTTCCAGAAAGCTCAAATCCGATAATCAGCCAAATTCTAACGAGGCTAATAGCAATATCAAACAAGAGATTATGCGAGAATTATTGCGCCAAGTTCGTCGAAGCTATAACTTCGCGCTTGCCATCACCACAGCATCTGCCCTCATGACTTTATCTGGTGTTGGGCTTCTTTATTTCAACAAAGTACCCGAAGCCAGCCTGACAACAACAGGAGGAGTACTGGCAAGCCTTCACAGTGTCCAGTTGGCGAAGGAAGCAAAAGAGGAATTGCGTCAGATGATAGATGAGGATTGA
- a CDS encoding mannosyltransferase family protein, whose protein sequence is MKTIEPGETDGFKVRLKTQTWAEGLIFVIAIWLLSRLVIFVAMQLLAPVSPISPVTHSGTLPLDYTPDFVPQTSWNLFAHWDGAWYRKIATLGYDYAQDGKYHSIAFFPLFPLAIRAVMSLGLPSQIAGTLVNNLALLGALWLLYRWAEERYSVSVARWATAVLAWCPFSLYGTVVYSEGLFLLVTTAALRSFDQGQYTKAALWGTLATATRSTGVALIPAFLIVAWQEKRPKIAYIAGLAAMGGLLLFSLYCAIDFADPLAFVHVQQAWKSQHPNWFRVLINALKLDEENLLRVVTFWGGGYLLWYLRAKLPPVAVAYGFCSLGIILATGSLSSVSRYVYGIVSIALALGWLFASHPRWGYLTLGLFAVILVRFALRFAWWYWVA, encoded by the coding sequence ATGAAAACCATAGAGCCAGGGGAAACAGATGGTTTCAAAGTCAGGCTCAAAACCCAAACATGGGCGGAGGGGTTGATTTTTGTCATTGCCATCTGGCTGCTGAGCCGACTCGTCATCTTCGTAGCGATGCAACTGCTGGCTCCAGTCAGTCCCATCTCACCCGTTACTCATAGCGGCACACTGCCCCTGGATTATACTCCCGACTTTGTTCCCCAAACGAGCTGGAACCTATTTGCTCACTGGGATGGAGCCTGGTATCGGAAAATTGCCACCCTAGGGTACGACTATGCCCAGGATGGAAAATACCACTCGATCGCCTTTTTTCCCCTATTTCCCTTAGCTATTCGGGCGGTGATGAGCCTCGGCTTGCCGTCTCAAATTGCAGGCACTTTGGTCAATAATCTAGCTTTGCTGGGTGCGCTGTGGCTATTGTACCGTTGGGCAGAAGAGCGGTATAGCGTCAGTGTGGCAAGGTGGGCAACAGCCGTGCTGGCTTGGTGTCCCTTTTCCTTATATGGAACGGTTGTTTATTCCGAAGGATTATTTCTGTTAGTCACAACCGCTGCTTTGCGATCGTTCGATCAGGGTCAGTATACCAAAGCGGCTTTGTGGGGAACACTGGCAACTGCCACTCGGTCAACAGGGGTGGCGCTGATTCCGGCCTTTCTCATCGTGGCGTGGCAGGAAAAAAGGCCGAAGATCGCCTACATTGCTGGTTTGGCGGCGATGGGTGGACTGCTGTTATTTAGTTTATATTGCGCGATTGATTTTGCCGACCCATTAGCATTCGTACATGTACAGCAAGCCTGGAAATCGCAGCATCCGAATTGGTTTAGAGTATTGATCAACGCTTTAAAGTTGGACGAGGAAAATTTACTGAGAGTCGTCACGTTTTGGGGTGGAGGTTATTTGTTATGGTACTTACGCGCCAAACTTCCCCCTGTTGCTGTGGCCTATGGTTTTTGTTCCCTAGGAATTATTTTAGCGACTGGCTCTCTCAGTTCCGTCAGCCGCTATGTTTATGGAATTGTATCGATCGCCTTAGCACTCGGCTGGTTGTTCGCCAGTCATCCCCGGTGGGGATACCTGACTCTAGGCTTATTCGCTGTCATCTTAGTACGCTTCGCCCTTCGGTTTGCTTGGTGGTATTGGGTAGCCTAA
- a CDS encoding SDR family oxidoreductase, producing MKKLLVTGASGFLGWNLCQIAKQEWDIYGTSFSHAIEIPGITLLKVDLRDFEELKRIFQEIQPDAVIHTAAQSSPNICQSNPEESHKINVTASCNLAGLCADYSISCAFTSTDLVFNGLNAPYKETDSVSPVNLYGEQKVMAEEGMLERYPMTAVCRMPLMFGVAAPPAQSFMQPFIQTLREGKELSLFTDEFRTPASGSTAAKGLLLALEKVNGRIHLGGKERMSRYDFGRSLVEVFELPSEGLKGCGQADVKMAASRPPDVSLDSSMAFDLGYAPLSLREELEALRGKV from the coding sequence ATGAAAAAGCTCTTAGTTACAGGTGCCAGTGGTTTTTTGGGATGGAATCTTTGCCAGATAGCTAAACAAGAATGGGATATTTATGGCACGTCTTTTTCACACGCTATAGAAATTCCAGGTATCACTCTTCTGAAAGTTGACTTAAGAGATTTTGAGGAACTCAAGCGCATCTTTCAGGAAATTCAGCCCGATGCCGTTATCCATACAGCCGCGCAATCCAGTCCTAATATTTGTCAAAGTAATCCGGAAGAGTCCCATAAGATTAATGTAACGGCATCGTGTAATCTTGCAGGGCTTTGTGCGGATTATTCTATCTCTTGTGCTTTTACTTCAACTGACTTAGTTTTTAATGGATTAAATGCTCCCTATAAAGAAACAGATTCCGTGTCTCCTGTCAACTTATATGGGGAACAAAAAGTCATGGCAGAAGAAGGGATGTTAGAGCGTTATCCGATGACGGCTGTTTGCCGGATGCCGTTAATGTTTGGGGTAGCTGCACCTCCTGCTCAAAGTTTCATGCAGCCATTTATTCAAACGTTGAGAGAGGGTAAAGAGCTAAGTTTATTTACCGATGAATTTCGTACCCCTGCTAGTGGTTCCACAGCGGCTAAGGGACTTTTATTGGCATTGGAGAAGGTGAATGGACGCATTCATTTGGGAGGAAAAGAGCGGATGTCGCGTTATGATTTTGGTCGTTCATTAGTAGAAGTATTTGAATTACCAAGTGAAGGGTTGAAAGGTTGCGGGCAAGCGGATGTAAAAATGGCGGCATCAAGACCTCCTGATGTTTCTTTGGATAGTTCAATGGCGTTTGATTTAGGGTATGCTCCGTTATCGTTGCGGGAGGAATTAGAGGCGTTACGAGGTAAGGTTTGA
- a CDS encoding pentapeptide repeat-containing protein, protein MTNQPNPPQSSPQTDHPNGSSDYGTVLNPVPLDPSLAEVTLPQEPSPLSILPLSGRSNQPSVTQNMTPSLLPLITFMAIAILILGLSINNFWIGMSGAIVTLLLSIPVIWPPVKRSLIQTLSPEERSQFVAVFGLIAAIIGLASLTGVTKRFDQVLRSIDSDSIGSLAEWIGALGQIMIAVLAVYIAWRQYVISKDLTIQQNVITQQQTIDAYFQGVCDLALDDEGLLEDWPQERAFSEGRTAAILGSVDPLGKAKVLRFLSQSRLLTPLKRDTHLGRPILDGNGGYQEDRERGVRVIDLNIMLAGADLSGTDLRWTELSEANMVRANLSGCDLVKANLSRTILYEANLSGADLKGVRLFYGSLETASPRSRSKPPDYNTGAHTGAVVENANFTDVQRLDEEQRKYCCYWCGERSRRTIPGGCDGLPNKLGR, encoded by the coding sequence ATGACCAATCAGCCCAATCCTCCTCAGTCCAGTCCGCAGACCGATCATCCGAATGGTTCCAGTGACTATGGTACCGTCTTGAATCCCGTCCCTCTTGACCCCTCTTTGGCAGAAGTAACGCTACCTCAAGAGCCAAGTCCGTTGTCTATCCTGCCGCTATCGGGTCGTAGCAACCAACCCAGTGTGACTCAAAATATGACCCCATCGCTGCTTCCGTTGATTACCTTCATGGCGATCGCAATTCTGATTCTGGGGTTATCGATCAATAACTTCTGGATTGGCATGTCGGGCGCGATTGTCACGTTGTTGCTATCCATCCCCGTGATTTGGCCTCCCGTGAAGCGATCGCTAATTCAGACGCTATCTCCGGAAGAGCGATCGCAATTCGTGGCTGTCTTTGGATTAATCGCTGCGATCATCGGTTTAGCCTCCCTAACGGGTGTCACAAAACGTTTTGATCAAGTCCTCAGAAGCATCGACTCCGACTCCATTGGTTCCTTAGCTGAGTGGATTGGAGCCTTAGGCCAAATCATGATTGCCGTCCTTGCCGTTTATATTGCATGGCGACAATATGTAATTTCTAAAGACTTAACCATCCAACAAAACGTTATTACCCAACAGCAAACCATTGATGCTTACTTTCAAGGTGTCTGTGACTTAGCGTTGGATGATGAAGGCTTGCTCGAAGATTGGCCTCAAGAACGGGCATTTTCCGAAGGACGCACGGCTGCCATCTTGGGTAGTGTCGATCCCTTAGGTAAAGCAAAAGTTCTGCGCTTTTTGTCCCAATCTCGATTATTAACACCCCTAAAGCGGGATACCCACTTAGGACGCCCCATCCTGGATGGAAACGGAGGTTACCAGGAAGATCGCGAAAGAGGGGTGCGCGTGATTGACCTGAATATTATGTTAGCTGGAGCCGATTTGTCTGGAACAGATTTACGCTGGACGGAATTGAGCGAGGCGAATATGGTGAGAGCCAATCTCAGCGGTTGCGATTTGGTCAAAGCCAACCTGTCACGAACCATTTTGTACGAAGCCAACCTTTCGGGTGCGGATCTCAAGGGAGTTCGTCTGTTCTATGGCTCACTGGAAACCGCCAGCCCCCGCAGCCGGAGTAAACCTCCCGACTACAATACAGGGGCACACACGGGCGCGGTGGTGGAAAATGCCAATTTTACAGACGTGCAGCGGCTGGACGAAGAACAGCGCAAATACTGCTGTTACTGGTGTGGGGAGCGTTCTCGTCGGACGATTCCCGGTGGTTGTGACGGACTTCCTAATAAATTGGGTCGTTAG
- the gcvP gene encoding aminomethyl-transferring glycine dehydrogenase, with protein MPNLDVTVNPEAKHPQTVLDSQQNLSSSVVPASTDSFVWRHIGPSAAEIEQMLNLLGCSNFDALIDQAVPAAIRLNRPLQLPSAQSEEAALAQIKEIASKNQVFRSFMGMGYHDCITPPVIQRNILENPGWYTAYTPYQAEIAQGRLEALLNFQTMIIDLTGLEIANASLLDEGTAAAEAMTMSYGLCKTKANAFFVSSACHPQTIEVVQTRAQPLGIEVIVGNHQTFKFEQPMFGALLQYPATDGTIYDYREFIEKAHEAGALVTVAADPLSLTLLTPPGEFGADIAVGSTQRFGVPLGYGGPHAAYFATREAYKRQVPGRIVGVSKDAQGKPALRLALQTREQHIRRDKATSNICTAQVLLAVMASMYAVYHGCEGIKRIAQKVHGLTATLAAGLKRLGYRLGSELFFDTLRVELGIHKLEEILTASQVRGINLRIFDTTAVGITLNETTTIADLLDLWKIFAGVGVQGLAELPFGVEDVAKGVNVAFAEPFARKSSYLTNPVFNRYHSETELLRYLHRLQAKDLSLTTSMIPLGSCTMKLNATAEMIPVTWSEFGKIHPFAPLSQTAGYQVLFQQLEEWLAEITGFAGISLQPNAGSQGEYAGLQVIRQYHQQRGEGHRNICLIPESAHGTNPASAVMCGMKVVAVKCDNQGNVDLDDLKRQAEKYSKELAALMVTYPSTHGVFEESIRDICEMVHVHGGQVYMDGANMNAQVGLCRPGDIGADVCHLNLHKTFCIPHGGGGPGMGPIGVMAHLLPFLPGHSVVEIGGKQRIGAISAAPWGSASILPISWMYVAMMGAEGLTAATKVAILNANYIARRLEAYYPVLYKGKSGLVAHECILDLRQLKKSAGIEVDDIAKRLMDYGFHAPTVSWPVAGTMMVEPTESESKEELDRFCEAMIAIRKEIEEIETGKVDDQDNVLKNAPHTAEFLMSSEWIHPYSREQAAYPAPWTREHKFWPTVGRIDNAFGDRNLVCSCVGMEAYTQG; from the coding sequence ATGCCTAACTTGGATGTCACCGTTAATCCTGAAGCGAAACACCCTCAAACCGTGCTTGACTCTCAGCAGAATTTATCCTCATCAGTCGTCCCTGCGTCTACCGATTCCTTTGTGTGGCGGCACATCGGCCCCAGCGCCGCTGAAATTGAACAAATGCTAAACCTTTTGGGGTGCTCCAATTTTGACGCCCTAATTGACCAAGCTGTCCCTGCCGCCATCCGTCTCAATCGACCCCTACAATTACCCAGCGCTCAAAGTGAGGAGGCAGCATTAGCTCAGATTAAAGAAATTGCCTCTAAAAATCAAGTGTTTCGGTCGTTTATGGGCATGGGCTACCACGACTGCATCACTCCGCCCGTCATCCAGCGCAACATTCTGGAAAACCCAGGCTGGTACACGGCTTACACCCCTTATCAAGCTGAAATTGCTCAAGGGCGTCTAGAGGCACTCCTGAATTTCCAAACCATGATTATTGACTTAACGGGTTTGGAAATCGCCAATGCTTCCTTACTGGATGAAGGCACCGCCGCCGCTGAAGCGATGACGATGAGTTATGGCTTGTGTAAAACCAAAGCCAATGCCTTTTTTGTCTCCAGCGCCTGTCATCCTCAGACGATTGAAGTGGTACAAACCCGTGCTCAACCTTTAGGGATTGAGGTGATTGTCGGCAACCATCAAACCTTCAAGTTTGAACAACCGATGTTTGGCGCACTCCTCCAGTACCCAGCCACGGATGGCACGATTTACGACTATCGGGAGTTTATCGAAAAAGCTCATGAAGCGGGTGCATTAGTCACCGTTGCCGCCGACCCCTTAAGTCTTACCCTCCTCACCCCCCCTGGAGAATTTGGTGCGGATATCGCGGTAGGAAGCACACAGCGCTTTGGTGTGCCTCTAGGATACGGGGGGCCTCATGCCGCCTACTTTGCCACGCGAGAAGCCTACAAACGGCAAGTTCCAGGGCGGATTGTGGGTGTCTCCAAAGATGCTCAGGGTAAGCCCGCACTGCGTTTAGCCCTGCAAACTCGTGAGCAACATATCCGCCGTGACAAAGCCACGAGTAATATCTGTACCGCGCAGGTACTACTGGCAGTAATGGCTTCGATGTATGCGGTTTATCATGGTTGTGAGGGAATTAAGCGCATTGCCCAGAAGGTACATGGCTTAACGGCAACGTTGGCGGCGGGATTGAAGCGACTGGGCTACAGACTTGGGTCAGAATTATTCTTTGATACGCTGCGGGTGGAATTGGGCATCCACAAGTTGGAAGAGATTTTAACAGCGTCTCAGGTGCGTGGGATTAACCTGCGAATTTTTGACACAACGGCGGTTGGCATCACTTTAAACGAAACCACCACCATTGCAGACTTACTCGACTTGTGGAAGATTTTCGCCGGTGTTGGGGTGCAAGGTCTGGCAGAGTTGCCTTTTGGGGTGGAAGATGTAGCCAAGGGGGTCAATGTTGCGTTTGCAGAACCTTTTGCCCGTAAAAGCAGCTATTTAACTAACCCTGTCTTTAACCGCTATCACTCAGAAACGGAATTGTTGCGTTATCTGCATCGCCTGCAAGCGAAGGATTTGTCGCTGACAACCTCAATGATTCCCTTGGGTTCCTGCACGATGAAGCTAAACGCAACGGCTGAGATGATACCCGTCACTTGGTCGGAGTTTGGTAAGATTCATCCCTTTGCCCCCCTGTCGCAAACCGCTGGGTATCAAGTGTTATTCCAGCAGTTAGAAGAATGGTTGGCAGAAATTACCGGCTTTGCAGGCATTTCTCTCCAGCCGAATGCGGGTTCTCAGGGGGAGTATGCCGGACTTCAGGTGATTCGTCAGTACCATCAACAGCGAGGGGAAGGACATCGCAATATTTGTTTAATTCCAGAGTCGGCGCATGGTACCAATCCCGCAAGTGCTGTCATGTGTGGGATGAAGGTAGTGGCGGTTAAGTGTGATAATCAGGGAAATGTTGACCTGGATGACTTGAAACGCCAAGCTGAAAAGTACAGTAAAGAACTTGCCGCCTTGATGGTGACTTATCCTTCGACTCACGGTGTGTTTGAGGAGTCGATTCGGGATATCTGCGAGATGGTTCATGTCCACGGGGGACAGGTTTACATGGATGGGGCGAATATGAACGCCCAAGTGGGTTTGTGCCGTCCGGGTGATATTGGCGCGGATGTCTGCCACTTGAATTTGCACAAAACCTTCTGTATTCCTCATGGAGGTGGTGGCCCAGGGATGGGGCCAATTGGGGTAATGGCGCATTTGCTCCCATTTTTACCTGGGCATTCTGTGGTGGAGATAGGGGGGAAACAACGGATTGGGGCAATTTCTGCGGCACCTTGGGGGAGTGCGAGTATTCTGCCAATTTCTTGGATGTATGTTGCCATGATGGGGGCAGAAGGATTGACGGCAGCCACGAAGGTGGCGATTTTAAATGCTAACTATATTGCCCGTCGGTTAGAAGCTTATTATCCGGTTTTATATAAGGGGAAATCGGGGTTAGTTGCCCATGAATGTATTTTGGATTTGCGACAGTTGAAAAAGTCGGCGGGGATTGAAGTGGATGATATTGCTAAGCGTTTGATGGATTATGGTTTCCATGCCCCAACGGTTTCATGGCCGGTGGCGGGGACGATGATGGTCGAACCAACGGAAAGCGAATCGAAGGAAGAATTAGACCGTTTTTGTGAGGCGATGATTGCGATTCGTAAGGAAATCGAAGAGATTGAAACGGGTAAGGTGGATGATCAGGATAATGTGTTGAAGAATGCGCCCCATACGGCAGAATTTCTGATGAGTTCGGAATGGATTCATCCTTATTCTCGTGAACAGGCGGCTTATCCTGCACCTTGGACAAGGGAACACAAATTCTGGCCTACGGTGGGTAGGATAGATAATGCATTTGGCGATCGCAATTTAGTCTGTTCTTGTGTGGGAATGGAGGCGTATACGCAGGGGTGA